ATTTTgtcagaagaagcggtaataTTCTATATcatgtattttaaatagaatacTTTCTAGAATAATACCATACCATGTATTAATCGTGGAGTAGTTTCTACTCGCAGGAACTGCAAGATAGTCGGATTTAtggtgccttgtggttcccggctctttTGATAAGGaccattctatattttttcccATGAaatgatgttgtaaaaggtgactaagggaaaggctcgagattcttcttgtaggcgatgggttagcaatcttAATTCCTTCAAAAAGCCATATGTAACTACAGCTCAGcgtcgcctttcagtcttgttCTGACGGCTCTGACttccccgcaacggatataaacgtgatgtATATAGAGTATAGGTATATGCATGATGgatatacatacttatcttAAGTTTAACTTTGAGGTGATTAtaaatctatctatctataaaaatgAGGACAAAAACAGAACACTGATTGACTTACTGACtcacatattaaaaaaacataaatagcTTGATCCAGAAATTTGGTATTCTATTAGTTTCTTTTGTGATCTAGGCGTGTGCTTAGAGATAATTTCTCAAAACTTCCGCGGGAAACGGAAATGAGCAGGATTTTTCGATGCACGCGTGTGCATGGCGTCGCGTAGCTGTGTACAGtgtgaaatttatatattggCAGGAAAAAAGAAGAGTTCGTCGGATTCCAAAGATCGCAGTTCCAGCTCTAGCTTGGAGATGCTCAACTGGAAGAATGAGTGGAGGGAGCATTGGATCCAGAAGAAATTTGAAGCCATCAACTCGTCCTATTTGCCTGGGGACCAAGTGAATATGGTCGCGGCGAGTGAGcaatcctttttatttttagactaGCTGAAGCCCGCAAGTTCGTTCGCGTGGCTGATCGATTTTTGATGTGGTACTTCATCAGGTGTTCCAAATCGTCGATTTTCAAACCTCATCAGaaaatgtcgaaaaaggcTATTGTTAGGGTGTCATTTCTATATTCCGTATAGTTTAGCTGGACTACCACTATATCTACTAATAAGAGAtcctgtcgtgggcctgctggaagaaatttctctataaataagtagtgcccttgttctgaatttctctttattttaagttttttttctcttattttccttgttgtacataaatatataaataagatgctcatacggtgagggaaatcatcgtgagaaaacctgcacaatCAGGcaactacatatgtatatgtgtaaccatgatatATACGGGTTGTTTTTCTCTGTTAAGATTGCTAGTTTGCGAAAGACCGACTGGAGTCTTTGACGTCTTGTTAGATTGAGTAATCGAATTTGACTACATTTACGAGTTGCGCCCATATTCAGTCAATTATTGGGTAAATAATACTACGTAGACTGTTATTTAACGCAATATTTTGACTGTAGATAATAAGAACTCAGCCCACTGTAACATTCATCTGAATTTCGTGCAAtgaagattaaataaatttcaatttctccGTCAACAAAATGCAACAGGGCCTTGGGGAGTCCCTTGCGGTGATCCGAACCAACACGACATGCCCTGGGGTACCTGCATGATGCCCATGGAATGCGACGCCGAGTACCGCATCTACCGAGGGGACTACAACTGCGGTCGGACTCAGTTCGTCTGCTGCGCCTTGCAGCTCACCGCCTACGACATGTACCAGGGATTCGACTTATCCTTCGAAGATTCGGGCTTAGCAACAGATTCCAAAGAGAAGAGAGGCAAAGCGAAAGGATCCAAAGAAAGCTTCAAGAAACACAAAGCGCGGGAAAAGCGGAGACGGCAAGCTGCCAGAAAAAGGCGAAAGAGGCTAATCAGAAGGCAGATAAAGAAAATACAGAGAGAAATAAGGAAGATCATTAACAGACAGGACAGGAATGCGTCGAAAGCGCGAAAGAGGAAGACTAAACAGCTCAAGAAGTTTATAGAGATGTTGAAAcgccagtacaaaaaagaccAGAAAGCCGTACAAGATATACACGAGCACGAGATAATAAAGATAGATGATGCGTTGATGAAGAAACTGAACGAGATCCTCCAAATGAATCAGGATTTTATTAAGAACGAAACATTCAGGGATATAATCGTGAATGGGACTCTGAACAGGCAAATGGCGAGGATGCTGATGGAAGCATATCCCGAGTTGGAGTCGTACATCAATGTTAATGTGAAGCGGCGGAGCGGGTCGCTTGATTATCTCGATTACGATGTGGAGTACGGTATGTTTTATTACTGAAATTATAACGGTGTAAATTGTTTCGATTGATGTTTAATTTTGCCTTGCTttttggttaggttaggtaagtttaatttaaatatcacaCTTTGACCTGCTTTATTTTACctctttatgtatatattggtgccgggaaccataccgCACAACAcacacaacacaaaaaaggACAGGaacactccatttctttcccatggatgtggtaataggcgactaagggataggcttatataattgGGATTCCGCTTTTAGGTGATTGGCTAGCaaaatgtcattatttgaatcttaattctatcataaagccaaacagctgaacgtggcttttcagtgttttgatgactgttggctctgtctacgacTATAGACTATTAAACTATAGacttaaacataaacatacctacagtagcgtcccagtacatttttgatcttataatgtatgttaggaaaaatacctctttttttcaaaaagttagtgccacaactgatagaaatttacgtaataaacataaattgaaagtactttgtgggaaggcttattataggactgatgattaccttaatgataaaaacatctggctcgagcttggcacaggaacctcgtaattaattgtagtttaatttgaacttaaatcaaaatttcagtacactctgtacataaatctttttaaaattggcaatccataatatatatatatatttttcttttttcaatattaaatctcataaatatataaatctcccgtgaacaatgtattctcccgtccacattctattctaagtataatttaatattgtgaagttgacgttgttgatgaaaatgctgcagtgcagtttgttaccgcttcttctgcactgacgccttggaagcggcagtaaacttagtttttaagtaatttatttgacgtcaaccaagttgttaaaccatacgacaattattaagcgatataataatatcctataataatgaataaaaattttgaattttgaattttgaattttgaagacgtgatgatatgttatgttattttaccAACAAGTATTGTATTATCGTTCTCATAGCATGTAGCCTTTATGACCGCGGAAAAGAACTACTATCTACAACTACTATATTCAAACAAAACTTCGTCAAAATCGGAACGGGAGACATACATAATTGTATTGATaaggatgtttttttttcattcacttGTTTCAATCCATACAAGATGCTATGtttgacaaatttaaaatgtagtgttttttgaaaaaacacGAAATTGTTTCTGCCTCTCCTTTCTTATTGTAAGTTATTGGTCTAGATGCACGCAGTTCAATTTGTTTCCTGGAAATAGGACAAGGAACTTTGCCATTTTTCTTTATAGGTCGTTATTGCCCAATAAACGCGCGAAAGAGCTCTTAAACAACATTATTGTAACATTTGCTTTTAATGGACATCGCACCCATACATCCTTGGTACTATGTAAATCAACTATGTTATTAACAACATTGTACTTCAGACAGCAGTTAATTTCTGAAAGAAATGCGACTGTAAACGAAAAAGCTCGACTACGAGAGATGAATACGTTTATGATACGtagttacataaaaaaaatcatcattaggcccggttgcatccttatACCTAACTCGTTTGAGAGACCGCGCGCTTACGACCATGATCCTAAATTAGTTAcgtcaggtttttaaacgtTGAGTGTCTCTAAGTGAGTGGGTGCGACATGGTTCGATGGGTATGGGTGTTTGCAGAAATGTTATCTTATTAATGTACGATCGTTAGCTTGTGGGGGTTTTATGTCTTCCTTTTGGACGTAGATTTGTTAGTACAGTCTTCTATTTATCGTCCTGACGTTTGTCTCGGTGGTatccactctggagaggagcaaATCGCCTGTATTCGCAATTCAGGAGGGGGTAAGTTACGACACGAAAAGACTCTGGCATAATGTATGCGAGTACATTAACAGAACAATTTAAACCTTCTTCGGTCATGGGTGTTGGTCTTTACGAAGATCCATCCgccgtagcatggcacgcgcgatgccgtttttatcgcgcgaaatgCTATTGCTGTCTCGTTTCACATCATAGTAAAAAGCGAatcagcgatagtttttcgcgcgatgaaaacCGCGTCGTGTGTGCTACGGTgcatattacttataatttatcGCCTGCTAATTCGTCGCCTATTCCGATAGAAATATCAAGTCATAGTCATAGTGAAAAATTTAACTCATAAAgtgtaattaaaagaaaaatattttgttataattcagcacctatataaataaaggtaaGTAGATATTTGCGTTAAAACAATACGATTTTTAACCCGTTGTAACGTTTACGGCTACAAGGGATTTCAACTCAGTAATCCAATATCTTACAAACAAATCGTACATTTTATCCACTCTATTCTGTAAGATACTTTAGCAAATATCGATCACTTACAGTTTTACTATATGTATTGATATGATAGTATGATAGATGTTAAGTAATAACTGATCTCCAAACTTTATGATGCATGGGCGTCTTGGGAGAGCAACTTGTCGTGTTGAAAATACTACATAATGTATTATAGTAGTGCAAAGGCTGAATGATTAAATTTACGCAAGTGAaacgcaatttttttattataaatgcagtAGTTATATTATCAATATAAAGTGGAAATGGTaggaaaacaaattttatatgagtaaaataataataataatataattaatagatgtaattatgaaaaaaaaaatttgcttacttattatatgtatgaatgtacgtGTAGTTTTACAGGTTCATTGTATGGCGAGTgactattacaaaatatgtggTTGCATAATGGAATGGAATGCATTATCTAACAATATTGAAACGTAGCCTTGCACTAATAGGCTACGACTGTGGAAGTTTCGTAGCGTTCTCTCGAAGTTACATTTTACAACATTGGGATGTAAGCTACGACGTTACACTACAGGCTACTTAGGTCGTAGCTTGTAGCGATATCAAACGATACGTGTTACAACTTCGAGAATAATAAGCTATGTCGTAGCACTATAGGCTACGATGGGCGTAGTCGATAGAGTTCTTTGAAAACTACGAGCAAAATCAAAGAGAACTGGCTACGACCACTACAGGCTACGACGGTCGTAGCGTGTAGTCTTTCTTGACCAGAAAAGCTACAACGTATAGTAACAATTTGTATCTACAATACATGTCAAAAATATCGGTTAAATTCATTTGCATTTTTCAATGTAAGTAGGTGCTGTTACTTCCTTTACGATACGAACACATTGAAAAAGGTTCTTGTGAATGCAAAAAATtggatttcaataaaaaataaataagtacaaaaatgTAGAAATCACCGTGAATAAAACGTGGTAGACGTAGTTAGCCTTTTGGATGTGAGAAAATATAACAGGAAGTGTCCAAAAAAAGTTGTTAACTGGAAGTGAACATGTCACGGGAGGACTATCAGTTAGGTGTCAGAAGACGACTGGAGTGATGCCAAAATGTCCCGACCACGAATTTATTGCTTGCCATCCACACAAGATATTGATTTTGACATCAAGAACTTCAAGAAACCTTATCTGAAACCAATAGAGTTTAATTTACAACGGCTTTGTTTGTACTTGTCTAAAAATGTGTCGGAATTTTCGATTTTAATTGTGTCTTAGCGCAGTAACATTAAGGGTTACAACTACGTTAAGTTTTAGACGTGGCGAGTCCATAAAGTTTAAAGGACAATACTCCGTTATGCTAAGTGAATGCAGCAGTCCCAacattttcaaacattttcTAAAGGAAATTTAACTCAATGATGATTTcaatataataagaataataaaatgctCAGTTTTTACTCAAGGATTGAAGTTATTGGAGAGatctttatttctataatatggtacaaaatattatttacttcttAGGTATAAGATGAAATGGCATAAAAAgcattaagatttttttagcttaacaattaagtattatttagtttCGAGTGTTATTAGCGACCGATGGTATAAAtttgttatacaaaaaaagatatttataatcacgtctatatcctttgcggggtagacagagacaacagtcttgtaaagactaataggccacgttcagctatttggctttaagaaagaattgagattcaaatagtgacaggttgctagaccatcgcctaaaaaagaatcccaagcttgtaagcctatcccttagtcgcattttacgacatccatgggaaagagatggagtggtcctattcttttttgtattggtgccgggaaccacacgttttACCAACTAAGTTTTTATAGTATACAGCTTTAGTTACTGCTATTAAGGTTTATAATTGCGAAATGactatagataaaaaaaaaataattgtaaaatgatATGACACGACACACattttgttctttattttgcaataactaaaaaaagcTTACACCGTTGTCAAAGCGCAACCATAATATGTACATCTAGCCCTCGTAGAAAAACTATCGATGTTTCGCTTAAAACAGCGACagattttcgcgcgataaaaacgacgTCGACAGAACTTCAGGCAAATactagtatttaaaaaaagggatTAGTGTTGTAAGTATAACCATAACTTGTATGACCAAATTGAAAACTTTTTGGCAGCCATACTTGGCAGACTTCCAGCCGTATAGTCCACCTACATATCGGTAACGATGTTGTTGTAACATACCTATAGGTACTATTACATAAATACCAGATACCAAAAAGCTTCTAAGGGACATAGATATGTGGCATTAAGACCGCGTTTTGTACATTTAATTTCGTGCAATAGTTTCAATTCTTACCTTAACTTGATccaattaaggacgtcctggcaaaagcaATTATGAAGAGCgacatgaatgtggatgaagcgaaagatgtaatctctgcctaccactccgggaaagaggcgtgagtttatgtatgtatcaaatctATACATTGACGCTAGATTTGACGATAGATGTGTCGGATACacaaataagtttatatttttttttgtcaattgtGTGATGTTAacagagtaattttttttggcaataAATTCTTGAGAAGATTAAAAGAAAAGTGTTGGCGATAGGTGTCTGCTATTCGATACAGGCAAACAATCAATTTACATTAGCTTTACTTAAAAAAGGTTTGACGAAACattaattcttattcttaatTGCGaggataaaaattttaaaaaaataatctggTCAGAGTACTAACCAAAGGTATAGTAATAATAAGGCAGGATTATTCAGATTATTAGGGCACAAACGAAATCCAGTTCATGACTAACTGGGCCGATAAATAAAGACCAAAATCTGGGAAAAGACCGCAAACAAACGCCTATAAACAAGTTCTACAGAGGAATACCGCAACGCACAAAACATCTTTACTTTTACCAGTAAAGCGGGCCACTCATTTATTTTGAGGGTTAGTTTTTCCTATACAAATCAGTGCCCTTATTCACGAAGTTGAAAGGTCATGTCTTATTTTCAGACACCGATCGTGGTCATCCTGTGACCACGGTCGGTGCAACCCGGTCGAAACATCAGGAAAAAacggtatacatacatacataaatcacgcctcttttccggaggggtaggcagagaccacgtctctccacttgccacgatccctccatacttctttcgcttcatccacattcataactctcttcatgcaagctcgtcggtttcgggtactctaaAAAAACGGTATTTTGGCGTTTATGTCCGTTTGCATACATTAGTAATCAGATAGTCACATGGTTCCTGTTCAGGGCCAAATAGGTACCAACCCCTCCGCTGCATAGCTCTGcaacagataataaatataaataaataaatacatacgggacaaattacactgattgagttagccttgaagtaagttcgagatttgtgttacgagatactaactcaacgatactatatttgataataaatacttatatagataaacattcaagaccaaggccaatcagaaaaagttcttttctcatcatgccctggccgggtttcgaacccgggacctccgatgtcacagacaagcgtactaccgctgcgccacagagaacAGAGAGAACAAACAGgccgtaaaataaaaagaatatggaCAAAATGAGAAAAAACCGCAAGTTTTTAACCCCACGAATATCCCGCCTTACATAAACGAGGCCGATTCCAGTCACGTTGCATTCGGAATATAACTGCTTGAGTCCCCAAAGTAATATAGCGGTAATCAGGCCGTTTTAACCCACTGGCTCTTTTTCACCCAACCGCGCGGAGGAAGGGTTTGGTTTTAGGGATAGGTTCGCTCGTTCGCTGTaggaaaaacatacatacatagtcacgtccatatcccctgtagacagagccaacagtcttgaaaatactgataggccaagttcagctgtttggcttactgatagaattgagattcaaatagtgacgggttgctagcccattgcctaaaaaagaatcccaagtttgtaagcctatcccttagtcgtcttttacgtcatccatagGGAAGatatgcagtggtcctattcttttttgcattggtgccgggaaccacacggcacaaaattgttttaaagtaatagctacaaaatgattttaaaaatgtataaaataattcatttttttagcATCACAAAGGTACAGATCTTTATAACCAGTGCATTGTAAATAGTtattgaatagatttattttaaaaattggatacaaggtatcatttaTTGCCATCAACAaacgtatttatatttaagaaaaactgaaaaaaatactgttactCTAGACCTTGAAACGAACTCTGTACtttgtttacaattttatataatttcatacATTCCCTTTTACATGTATTCattataagttataaaataaaattaaaaaaatatatattctttaaTCAGAGTTTATAAGATCGAACAACTTTTGATTGAACTCcgtcttaatttttaaacttggtATCACGGAAACATAATCGTTCCTCGTCGGaagttttaaattgtttttgacaCAGCTCAATTTCACTTTGAAAGTATGATACGAAATTTACTGCTTTCAGAACACTTAAAAATCATGTCTTATTATCTTCTCAGTTTTAGCCGAGTCATAAAATCAGTTGGAAAATCTTTTGTTACCAATGAGAACCACTTAAATTTAGGATTCTTTCCTCGAGTCTATTTTTCCCGATACCTACAACTTATTTTCAAGTCAAGAGTCTAATAGTCATTATCTGAGTTCGTGTGTAGACATAGACATAATCTTGCTTACCATTAGGCCACCAGCACGATCGAAGCAAAGATCTCGAAGTTCACGGAATTTCACCACAGTCCCAATAAGCCGccaagtattttatatatatatatatatatatatatatatatatatatatatatatatatatatatatatatatatatatatatatatatatatatatatatatgtatgtcgtgATGTGTGGTGTATGACGTATGACatggtttatatatatatatacacgtataccacttctatatcccttcggggtagacagagccaacagtcttaaaacgaTAGCGTCTTAATACGATGTTTTTTCATAATGTTCTAGATTTCGCCCGTGGCTTCACTCGCGTCAAAAGTATTTGTACTCCACACTagatgtatgcaaaatttacaTGGAGTTCGGTTCAGAGGTATTGACGTAAACACGGACaaacacattttaaaatagtgaGTATGCGTTATGAAACC
The sequence above is drawn from the Amyelois transitella isolate CPQ chromosome 18, ilAmyTran1.1, whole genome shotgun sequence genome and encodes:
- the LOC106136165 gene encoding uncharacterized protein LOC106136165, with the protein product MASRSCVQCEIYILAGKKKSSSDSKDRSSSSSLEMLNWKNEWREHWIQKKFEAINSSYLPGDQVNMVAARPWGVPCGDPNQHDMPWGTCMMPMECDAEYRIYRGDYNCGRTQFVCCALQLTAYDMYQGFDLSFEDSGLATDSKEKRGKAKGSKESFKKHKAREKRRRQAARKRRKRLIRRQIKKIQREIRKIINRQDRNASKARKRKTKQLKKFIEMLKRQYKKDQKAVQDIHEHEIIKIDDALMKKLNEILQMNQDFIKNETFRDIIVNGTLNRQMARMLMEAYPELESYINVNVKRRSGSLDYLDYDVEYGMFYY